Within Marinomonas mediterranea MMB-1, the genomic segment TGCGGCAATGTTTGGGGATTTTTAGGAATGAGAAATAAACATACGGAACTTTTGGTAGGTGTTTTTATTGTGTTGGGTATTGCTGCGTTCGGATACCTTGCAATACAAGTAAGTGGTCTAGCGTTTTCTGATAAGAAAGATACGTACAATATTGTTGCTCGCTTTGACGATATAGGTGGCTTAACTGAACGTGCTAAAGTTACGATTGCGGGTGTGACGGTTGGTGAAGTCGAGAGTATTTCTTTTGATAAAGAATACTTCATGGGGCTGGTGACAATGTCGGTTCACAGTGATATCGATAATATCCCAACAGACAGTTCAATTGCTATTTTAACCAGTGGTCTGCTAGGAGAAAAATATCTTGGTATAACCATTGGGGCTGAAGAGGAATCGCTAAAAGACGGTGACGAAATTTTCGATACTCAGTCTGCGCTCGTGCTGGAAAACTTAATTGGTCAGTTCTTATTTAAATCAGATGAGGAAGAACAATGAGTCATATGATCAGATTTTTTGCTCTATTCGCTGTTTTTTTTGTGCAAAGTGTAAGTGCTGCGCCAGATGAGGGTGCAAGAGATGCTGTGTTAGCTGTGGTTGATCAGTTTAAAACGAAAATTGTTGATCAGAAAAAAGTGCTTTCGAAAGACCCGCAAAGACTTTATGAAACAGTGTCTGGGGTGTTGGATCCGGTTATTGATTTCAATGACTTTGCTAAGAAAGTAATGGGGAAATATTACCGCCGCTCAAGCGCTGATCAGAGATCGCGTTTTTCGAGCGTGACGAAAGCGACACTCATTAATACATACGGCACTACTTTGTTGGATTTTGATCCGAGTGCGATTGAAGTTAAACCATTGGCGTCAAATCAGCGAGGTAAAGAAACTAAAGTTGATGTTGGTTTTAAAACAGACGATGGCACTGCGATAGATATCGCCTTTTATATGGCGCAAAGTAAATCAGGTAACTGGCAGTTAAGTAATATCATTATAAATGGAATTAATTTTGGGCTTACATTTCGCAAGCAGTTTGGCGTTATGATGCAGAAGAATAAAAACAACTTAGATGATGCGATCTCTGCGTGGGAATCTTCCTTAGCGGCTAAATAAAGAGGATTAATACCATGAAAATGACGATTTCGCCTGATCAGATTGTGTTGTCTGGTATGTATGCATTGGATTCAATCAAGGGCTTTTCTGGACAATTGAGTAAAGAAAAGGAGCTTGCGAACATAGTCGATGTTTCTGCGCTTGTTGGTGCTGGTGCGCCTTTATTTGCGTTGCTTGTTCAAGTTGTAAAAAAGAGTAAGCGCTTAGAGGTGGTTGGCGCAAGCGATGAGCTGGTGGATATGGCAAAGTTGTATGGCGTTGATCAGGTTTTGACATTCAGAACTTAGATTCACTATTTTTGCTCGTGAAGTTCATAAAAGTTAGTTAATCAACGATTACTTATCGTGTAGAATAAATA encodes:
- the mlaD gene encoding outer membrane lipid asymmetry maintenance protein MlaD gives rise to the protein MRNKHTELLVGVFIVLGIAAFGYLAIQVSGLAFSDKKDTYNIVARFDDIGGLTERAKVTIAGVTVGEVESISFDKEYFMGLVTMSVHSDIDNIPTDSSIAILTSGLLGEKYLGITIGAEEESLKDGDEIFDTQSALVLENLIGQFLFKSDEEEQ
- a CDS encoding MlaC/ttg2D family ABC transporter substrate-binding protein; this encodes MSHMIRFFALFAVFFVQSVSAAPDEGARDAVLAVVDQFKTKIVDQKKVLSKDPQRLYETVSGVLDPVIDFNDFAKKVMGKYYRRSSADQRSRFSSVTKATLINTYGTTLLDFDPSAIEVKPLASNQRGKETKVDVGFKTDDGTAIDIAFYMAQSKSGNWQLSNIIINGINFGLTFRKQFGVMMQKNKNNLDDAISAWESSLAAK